One genomic region from Salinicola endophyticus encodes:
- a CDS encoding calcium-binding protein — MGMFDYKDYSGADAVELITLTHRLAAYSNIASVATIPVDGLLETSTRIIPDGAVLGGRVDRGLPDGWRAISPDELGLPADSVNVDGHYTVTSPLTGDLPTGPEVDLFGEYDDNGQLSRIAVSWVGTNSPVDVADYLQLNAGTIASQMEPFLSAVASFAQGNGLSGDDVLVTGYSLGGGYTNVMARFNDSLADGFFADSDYVGHAAPVIYDEGGEVINVGSENDIVHRAAGNQPTLEDAVAPTLPLLEGQDYDLASSTDNVILFDDAYASGSTYIPAFSLTNPASWAAHVEGLVSDATTRIGTSAFYDLTHRDSVVIVSNLGALSRQSVWVEDKDTPVSSHAGASAFLIGTEFDDKIRDGVSNDFIDTMGGDDVIRLSTGFDAVDGGAGHDEVWLDGNASDWTAYRLGSGELFLESAESGLKQLTDVEEITILGAGQAARHYAVETSHLEDTTYDPIPFSRFFGQSDQDIRYTSAVEGTDADDTLSGSAVFGGRGDDTLSGTDGDDLLVGGYGHDVLAGGMGDDRLYGAADDDVLIFTAGNDTLNGGHGDDRFVFAADASGTAIVEDFNKAYGETDSLVFDPSIFADEDAVLAASHEEGNDTVIDAGDFTVRLLGTSTSDLHAGDFLFA, encoded by the coding sequence ATGGGTATGTTCGATTACAAGGATTACTCGGGAGCCGACGCTGTCGAGCTCATCACCTTGACTCACCGGCTCGCGGCCTACTCGAACATCGCGTCGGTGGCCACGATTCCAGTGGACGGTCTGCTGGAGACCAGCACTCGGATCATCCCTGACGGCGCCGTGCTCGGGGGGCGGGTCGACAGGGGCCTGCCAGATGGCTGGCGTGCGATCTCCCCCGACGAGCTCGGCCTCCCTGCGGATTCTGTCAATGTCGACGGCCACTACACGGTCACTAGCCCCTTGACCGGCGACCTGCCGACAGGCCCGGAAGTCGATCTGTTTGGCGAGTACGACGACAACGGCCAGCTCTCGAGAATCGCCGTCTCCTGGGTCGGCACCAATTCTCCCGTCGACGTGGCCGACTATCTGCAGCTCAACGCCGGCACGATTGCCAGCCAGATGGAGCCCTTCCTCTCTGCCGTGGCGTCCTTTGCCCAGGGCAACGGTCTCAGCGGCGATGACGTGCTGGTGACCGGCTATAGCCTGGGCGGCGGCTATACCAACGTGATGGCGCGTTTCAATGACAGCCTGGCTGACGGCTTCTTCGCCGATTCCGACTATGTGGGCCACGCCGCACCGGTGATCTATGACGAAGGTGGCGAGGTCATCAATGTCGGGTCCGAGAATGACATCGTCCACCGGGCTGCGGGGAACCAGCCAACACTGGAGGATGCCGTTGCCCCCACGCTGCCGCTGCTCGAGGGCCAGGATTACGACCTCGCGAGCTCGACGGACAATGTGATCCTCTTCGATGATGCCTACGCCAGCGGCAGCACCTATATCCCGGCATTTTCGCTGACGAACCCTGCTTCCTGGGCTGCCCATGTCGAAGGGCTGGTATCCGACGCGACCACGCGTATCGGCACCTCGGCCTTCTATGACCTGACCCATCGCGATAGCGTCGTCATCGTCTCCAATCTGGGGGCACTCTCGCGCCAGTCGGTATGGGTCGAGGACAAGGACACCCCGGTCTCCAGTCATGCCGGCGCGTCCGCTTTCCTGATCGGTACCGAGTTCGACGACAAGATCCGCGACGGGGTGTCGAACGACTTCATCGATACGATGGGGGGAGACGACGTGATTCGCCTGTCGACCGGGTTCGACGCCGTTGACGGCGGCGCGGGCCACGACGAGGTCTGGCTCGACGGTAACGCGAGTGACTGGACGGCGTATCGGCTCGGCTCGGGCGAGCTGTTCCTCGAAAGCGCCGAGAGCGGCCTCAAGCAGTTGACGGACGTCGAGGAGATTACGATTCTCGGCGCCGGACAGGCTGCGCGTCATTACGCTGTCGAGACCTCACATCTGGAAGATACGACCTACGATCCGATCCCCTTCTCGCGCTTCTTCGGCCAGTCCGATCAGGATATTCGCTACACCAGCGCGGTCGAGGGAACGGACGCGGATGACACGCTGTCCGGAAGCGCCGTCTTCGGCGGCCGCGGTGATGACACCCTCTCCGGGACTGATGGCGATGACCTGCTGGTGGGCGGTTATGGCCATGACGTGCTTGCCGGCGGTATGGGCGATGATCGCCTCTACGGCGCGGCCGACGACGATGTTCTGATCTTCACGGCGGGCAACGACACGCTGAACGGCGGTCACGGAGACGACCGGTTCGTTTTCGCCGCCGACGCCAGCGGGACGGCAATCGTCGAGGATTTCAACAAGGCCTATGGCGAGACCGACAGTCTGGTGTTCGACCCCTCGATCTTTGCCGATGAGGATGCCGTACTGGCCGCGAGCCATGAAGAGGGCAACGATACCGTCATCGATGCGGGTGATTTCACCGTTCGGCTGCTCGGTACCTCGACCAGCGACCTTCATGCCGGTGATTTCCTGTTCGCCTGA
- a CDS encoding ABC transporter permease — protein sequence MGTFIVRRLLVALGVALTISVVSFMLLHLSGDLATSIAGPEATAEQVAQIRTEYGLDRPIVSQYLDWLGGALQFDFGRSYYYQSTVIDLIVERMPITLTLGGLALGLAVCISIPLGVVAALKRDSWVDRLALLFAVVGQAMPSFWFGLTLIVVFAVTLKWLPAAGSGGLEHFILPAIALGYYATPAMMRLTRTGMLEVLESDYIRTARAKGLSTTAVIFKHALRNAIIPVVALAAVELGFMLGGSVVIESVFSLGGLGQLAWDAISRNDYPVVQAVVLIIALFYIVLTLLADIANAALDPRIRTR from the coding sequence ATGGGCACATTCATCGTGCGCCGCCTGCTGGTGGCGCTGGGCGTGGCACTGACCATTTCGGTGGTCAGCTTCATGCTGCTGCATCTGTCGGGGGATCTGGCGACGTCGATCGCCGGGCCGGAGGCGACCGCCGAACAGGTCGCGCAGATCCGCACCGAGTACGGGCTCGATCGCCCCATCGTGAGCCAGTATCTCGACTGGCTGGGCGGGGCGCTGCAGTTCGATTTCGGGCGCTCCTACTACTACCAGAGCACGGTGATCGATCTGATCGTCGAGCGCATGCCGATCACCCTGACCCTGGGCGGCCTGGCGCTGGGGCTGGCGGTGTGCATCTCGATCCCGCTCGGGGTGGTCGCCGCGCTCAAGCGCGACAGCTGGGTCGACCGCCTGGCGCTGCTGTTCGCGGTGGTGGGGCAGGCGATGCCCAGCTTCTGGTTCGGCCTGACCCTGATCGTGGTCTTCGCGGTCACCCTCAAGTGGCTGCCGGCGGCGGGCAGCGGGGGGCTCGAGCACTTCATTCTGCCGGCGATCGCGCTCGGCTACTACGCCACCCCGGCGATGATGCGCCTGACCCGCACCGGCATGCTCGAGGTGCTGGAGTCGGACTATATCCGCACCGCCCGGGCCAAGGGGCTCTCCACCACCGCGGTGATCTTCAAGCACGCCCTGCGCAACGCCATCATCCCGGTGGTGGCGCTGGCCGCGGTGGAGCTCGGCTTCATGCTCGGCGGCTCGGTGGTGATCGAGTCGGTATTCTCCCTCGGCGGGCTGGGTCAGCTCGCCTGGGACGCCATCTCGCGCAATGACTACCCGGTGGTGCAGGCGGTGGTGTTGATCATCGCGCTGTTCTACATCGTGCTGACGCTGCTGGCGGATATCGCCAACGCGGCGCTCGATCCGCGCATTCGCACCCGCTGA
- a CDS encoding LysR family transcriptional regulator: MASSHRALQETALRYFLAVIKWGSISEASTHLNVAASAISRQITRLETELDTQLFERRARGMIPSAAGELLALHARRQQLESERVVGEIQGLRGLQRGTVRLASSEGFAVDFLPKAIAEFRHAYAGILFRLNVASPAEVTRQVREGEVDIGLTFSLAPQPDVRVEHRQRSPILALMSPAHPLAGRRQLKLAQLQPHAMLLPPPETTLRQLFDICCGQQNLIFTSVFTSNYIESMLNCAIFGGGIALAGELSIRQRLAQQRLVAIPIVDAGMDARHIEVQTLTNRTLPAATAAFVAHLKQAMSSPD; encoded by the coding sequence ATGGCAAGCTCACATCGCGCGCTGCAGGAGACCGCCCTGCGCTACTTCCTGGCAGTGATCAAGTGGGGTTCCATCAGCGAGGCATCGACCCATCTCAACGTCGCCGCCTCCGCGATCAGCCGTCAGATCACACGGCTCGAGACCGAGCTCGACACCCAGCTGTTCGAGCGCCGCGCCCGCGGCATGATTCCCAGCGCGGCGGGAGAGCTGCTGGCGCTGCATGCGCGGCGCCAGCAGCTGGAGAGCGAGCGTGTGGTGGGCGAGATTCAGGGCCTGCGGGGGCTGCAGCGCGGCACCGTGCGGCTGGCCAGTTCGGAGGGGTTCGCGGTCGATTTTCTGCCCAAGGCGATCGCCGAGTTCCGCCACGCCTACGCCGGCATTCTGTTCCGGCTCAACGTGGCCTCACCCGCCGAGGTGACGCGCCAGGTGCGCGAGGGCGAGGTGGATATCGGGCTCACCTTCAGCCTGGCGCCGCAGCCCGACGTGCGCGTCGAGCATCGCCAGCGCTCACCGATCCTGGCGCTGATGTCTCCGGCGCATCCCCTGGCCGGCAGGCGTCAGCTCAAGCTGGCCCAGTTGCAGCCCCACGCCATGCTGCTACCGCCGCCGGAAACCACCCTGCGCCAGCTGTTCGACATCTGCTGTGGCCAGCAGAATCTGATCTTCACCTCGGTGTTCACCAGCAACTACATCGAGTCGATGCTCAACTGCGCCATCTTCGGCGGCGGCATCGCACTCGCCGGGGAGCTCTCCATCCGCCAGCGGCTGGCGCAGCAGCGGCTGGTGGCGATCCCCATCGTCGACGCCGGCATGGACGCTCGCCATATCGAAGTGCAGACCTTGACCAACCGTACCCTGCCGGCGGCCACGGCGGCCTTCGTAGCGCACCTCAAGCAGGCGATGTCATCACCCGATTGA
- a CDS encoding TPM domain-containing protein, which translates to MTLLNERERQQVGEAITRIERDTDAEIVTVLARQADDYTYIPLLWAGLAALLVPGAVAVVASWLGLIAGFGAWSLLLVQWVLFSLLALAFRWPPLMTRLVPRRVRFWRAANLARRQFLEQNLHRTEAGTGMLIFVSEAERYVEILVDHGISQRLDDSEWGQIVARFTAQVQGGRTLAGFLDCIEACGERLKVHLPATHERNELPNRLIVLE; encoded by the coding sequence ATGACGCTACTCAATGAACGCGAGCGGCAGCAGGTAGGCGAGGCGATCACCCGCATCGAACGCGATACCGACGCCGAGATCGTCACCGTGCTGGCGCGCCAGGCGGATGACTACACCTATATTCCGCTGCTGTGGGCCGGGCTGGCGGCGCTGCTGGTGCCGGGGGCCGTGGCGGTGGTGGCCAGCTGGCTGGGGCTGATCGCCGGCTTCGGCGCCTGGTCGCTGCTGCTGGTGCAGTGGGTGCTGTTCAGCCTACTGGCGCTGGCGTTTCGCTGGCCGCCGCTGATGACCCGGCTGGTCCCGCGTCGGGTGCGCTTCTGGCGCGCGGCCAATCTGGCCCGGCGGCAGTTCCTGGAGCAGAACCTGCACCGTACCGAAGCCGGCACCGGCATGCTGATCTTCGTCTCGGAGGCGGAGCGTTACGTGGAGATCCTGGTTGACCACGGCATCTCCCAGCGCCTCGACGACAGCGAGTGGGGGCAGATCGTCGCGCGCTTCACCGCGCAGGTGCAGGGCGGGCGCACGCTCGCGGGCTTCCTCGACTGTATCGAGGCCTGCGGTGAGCGTCTCAAGGTTCACCTGCCGGCGACCCATGAGCGCAACGAGCTGCCCAACCGGCTGATCGTACTGGAGTGA
- a CDS encoding SEC-C metal-binding domain-containing protein, with translation MTQPHVHGPDCDHDHDHTADGHVHGPHCQHHHHTPQAPVRNALKDVGRNDPCPCGSGRKFKKCHAA, from the coding sequence ATGACCCAGCCCCACGTCCACGGTCCCGATTGCGACCACGATCACGACCACACCGCCGATGGCCACGTTCACGGTCCGCACTGCCAGCATCACCACCACACGCCCCAGGCGCCGGTGCGCAATGCACTCAAGGATGTCGGGCGTAACGACCCTTGCCCGTGCGGTAGTGGGAGGAAGTTCAAGAAGTGCCACGCCGCTTGA
- a CDS encoding cupin domain-containing protein: MFTDRPQAQSSVQIDNARVRVTEWRFAPGAETGWHVHDCDYLVVPQSTGKLDLETLDGHTFSTLESGVSYYRERGVEHNVINPNDEEFVFVEIELK, encoded by the coding sequence ATGTTTACCGACCGCCCCCAGGCCCAGTCCAGCGTCCAGATCGACAACGCCCGTGTGCGTGTCACCGAGTGGCGTTTCGCCCCCGGTGCCGAGACCGGCTGGCACGTGCACGACTGTGACTACCTGGTGGTACCCCAGAGCACCGGCAAGCTCGATCTCGAGACGCTGGACGGCCACACCTTCTCGACGCTGGAGAGCGGCGTCTCCTACTACCGCGAGCGCGGCGTCGAGCACAATGTGATCAACCCCAACGACGAGGAGTTCGTGTTCGTCGAGATCGAACTCAAGTAG
- a CDS encoding ABC transporter substrate-binding protein, which yields MRSTTVLHRVLVGTTLCCLSLPALAGKADDTLVYASDTEPENVSPYHNNVREGVILSHLAWDTLIYRDPQTNQYQPQLATEWHWVDPTTLDMTLRQGVTFQNGEPFDADDVVFTFNYVVSPDSKVVTRQNVDWIESVEKLGDFQVRFHLKQPFPAALEYLSGPTPVYPDQYFQKVGLAEFSRHPIGTGPYRITEVKPGEGVKLTRNPDYFADSPLGQPKIGNIEFKVIPDQDSRVAQLMTGQVDWIWRVPADQAEQMQGMPGITVASGETMRVGYISFDAAKREASPLSKLKVRQAINYAINRQGMADNLVRGGSRPLYAPCFPAQFGCETQDVVQYAYDPDKARALLAEAGYPDGFEIDLYAYRERDYAEAMIGDLRNVGIRANLRFMTSAALLDQQRSGNTDMSFKTWGSYSVNDASAFTSVYFGGGADDLWQDPQVESWLETADTSVDPAVRRENYRQALARISQQAYWAPLFSYSTYYAYTSDLNFTPYPDELPRFTEASWK from the coding sequence ATGCGCTCCACCACCGTGCTCCATCGCGTGCTGGTCGGCACCACCCTGTGCTGCCTCTCGCTGCCCGCTCTGGCCGGCAAGGCCGACGATACTCTGGTCTACGCCTCCGATACCGAACCGGAGAACGTCAGCCCCTACCACAACAACGTGCGCGAAGGGGTGATCCTCTCGCATCTGGCCTGGGATACCCTGATCTACCGCGACCCGCAGACCAATCAGTATCAGCCGCAGCTGGCCACCGAGTGGCACTGGGTCGACCCCACCACCCTGGACATGACCCTGCGCCAGGGGGTGACCTTCCAGAACGGGGAGCCGTTCGATGCCGACGACGTGGTGTTCACCTTCAACTACGTGGTCTCGCCCGACTCCAAGGTGGTCACGCGCCAGAACGTCGACTGGATCGAGAGCGTCGAGAAGCTGGGTGATTTCCAGGTGCGCTTCCATCTCAAGCAGCCGTTCCCGGCGGCGCTGGAGTATCTCTCCGGGCCGACGCCGGTCTATCCCGATCAGTACTTCCAGAAGGTCGGCCTGGCCGAATTCAGCCGGCATCCGATCGGCACCGGCCCCTATCGCATCACCGAGGTGAAACCGGGGGAGGGGGTCAAGCTCACGCGTAACCCGGACTACTTCGCCGACAGCCCGCTGGGTCAGCCGAAGATCGGCAATATCGAGTTCAAGGTGATCCCCGATCAGGACTCCCGCGTGGCCCAACTGATGACCGGGCAGGTGGATTGGATCTGGCGGGTGCCCGCGGATCAGGCCGAGCAGATGCAGGGCATGCCGGGTATTACCGTGGCCAGCGGCGAGACCATGCGGGTCGGCTACATTTCCTTCGATGCCGCCAAGCGCGAGGCCTCGCCGCTGAGCAAGCTCAAGGTGCGCCAGGCGATCAACTACGCCATCAACCGCCAGGGCATGGCCGACAATCTCGTGCGCGGAGGCAGCCGGCCGCTCTACGCGCCGTGCTTTCCGGCCCAGTTCGGCTGCGAGACCCAGGACGTGGTCCAGTACGCCTATGACCCGGACAAGGCGCGCGCGCTGCTGGCGGAAGCCGGTTATCCGGACGGCTTCGAGATCGATCTCTACGCCTACCGCGAGCGCGACTACGCCGAGGCGATGATCGGCGATCTGCGCAACGTGGGTATCCGCGCCAATCTGCGCTTCATGACCTCGGCGGCGCTGCTCGATCAGCAGCGCAGTGGCAACACCGACATGTCGTTCAAGACCTGGGGCTCCTACTCGGTCAACGACGCCTCGGCCTTTACCAGCGTCTACTTCGGCGGCGGCGCCGACGACCTGTGGCAGGACCCGCAAGTCGAGTCCTGGCTCGAGACCGCCGACACCTCGGTGGACCCCGCGGTGCGCCGTGAGAACTACCGCCAGGCGCTGGCACGAATCTCCCAGCAGGCCTACTGGGCGCCGCTGTTCTCCTACTCGACCTACTACGCCTACACCTCGGATCTGAACTTCACCCCCTACCCGGACGAGCTGCCGCGCTTCACCGAGGCGAGCTGGAAGTGA
- a CDS encoding TPM domain-containing protein — protein sequence MRHAISLTLAVWLALFAAVAVAAPDFPELTGRVVDNAKLLDAGTTSQLDAMLKAHEEATGEQVVVVTLPDLQGETIEQYGYQLGRHWGIGQKGEDNGALLIVAMAERKARIEVGYGLEGRLTDAESSRIINQVLLPAFKQGQFAAGIVDASRAIIQTLGGDPGARASTPKPQRDESHHLGGAGIWFGLLFFIVMLIVRGGGGGGGGGSRRRRRRGAMGGVLLGGGLGGGFGGGSFGGGGGGFSGGGGGFGGGGASGGW from the coding sequence ATGCGACACGCGATCTCGCTGACACTCGCCGTCTGGCTGGCGCTGTTCGCCGCGGTCGCGGTGGCAGCGCCGGATTTCCCCGAACTCACCGGGCGCGTGGTGGACAACGCCAAGCTGCTCGATGCCGGCACCACGAGCCAGCTCGACGCGATGCTGAAAGCGCATGAAGAGGCCACCGGCGAGCAGGTGGTGGTGGTCACGCTGCCCGATCTCCAGGGCGAAACCATCGAGCAATACGGCTATCAGCTGGGGCGCCATTGGGGCATCGGCCAGAAGGGCGAGGACAACGGCGCGCTGCTGATCGTGGCGATGGCCGAGCGCAAGGCGCGGATCGAGGTCGGCTACGGGCTCGAGGGCCGGCTGACCGATGCCGAGTCCTCGCGGATCATCAATCAGGTGCTGCTGCCGGCGTTCAAGCAGGGCCAGTTCGCTGCCGGCATCGTCGACGCCAGCCGGGCGATCATCCAGACCCTGGGCGGCGACCCGGGAGCCCGCGCCAGCACGCCCAAGCCCCAGCGTGACGAGTCGCACCACCTGGGCGGCGCCGGGATCTGGTTCGGACTGCTGTTCTTCATCGTCATGCTGATCGTGCGTGGCGGCGGAGGCGGTGGCGGCGGGGGGAGTCGCCGGCGGCGTCGGCGTGGCGCCATGGGCGGCGTGCTGCTGGGCGGCGGCCTGGGTGGTGGCTTCGGCGGCGGCAGCTTTGGCGGCGGCGGCGGTGGCTTCAGTGGTGGTGGTGGCGGGTTCGGGGGCGGTGGCGCCTCCGGTGGCTGGTAA
- a CDS encoding DEAD/DEAH box helicase, translated as MSFDSLGLSAPLLKAVAEEGYDTPSPIQAQAIPAVLDGRDVMAAAQTGTGKTAGFTLPILQRLSQAQRPNGRPVRALILTPTRELAAQVGESVETYGKHLPLTSAVVFGGVKINPQIAKLKSGVDILVATPGRLLDLHQQKAVSFEALEVLVLDEADRMLDMGFIHDIRRILKVLPAKRQNLLFSATFSQDIRNLAKSIVNDPVEVSVTPRNTAAATVTQWVHPVDKSRKPALLSHLIETHQWQQVLVFTRTKHGANRLTKYLEGQGIEAAAIHGNKSQNARTKALADFKNGDVRALVATDIAARGLDIDQLPQVVNFELPNVPEDYVHRIGRTGRAGASGQAVSLVSLDEKKELAGIERLISQRLESQTVSGFEPTPGGGPKVDENEGRPARPPRRQGGGRNGSGPQRSGGGQRSANSQRQNGEPRGNDNRSNDNRSGENRGNESTAPRRRRSRGGRGRGSGNGGAASGNR; from the coding sequence ATGTCTTTTGATTCACTGGGCCTGAGCGCCCCGTTGCTGAAAGCCGTGGCCGAAGAAGGCTACGACACCCCCTCCCCGATTCAGGCCCAGGCCATCCCTGCCGTACTCGACGGCCGTGACGTGATGGCCGCGGCGCAGACCGGCACCGGCAAGACCGCCGGCTTCACCCTGCCGATTCTGCAGCGTCTTTCCCAAGCCCAGCGCCCCAACGGCCGCCCGGTGCGTGCGCTGATCCTGACCCCGACCCGCGAACTGGCGGCCCAGGTCGGCGAAAGCGTCGAGACCTACGGCAAGCATCTGCCGCTAACCAGCGCCGTGGTCTTCGGCGGGGTCAAGATCAACCCGCAGATCGCCAAGCTGAAGTCCGGCGTGGACATTCTTGTGGCCACCCCCGGGCGTCTGCTCGACCTGCACCAGCAGAAGGCAGTGTCGTTCGAAGCGCTGGAAGTCCTGGTGCTCGACGAAGCCGACCGCATGCTCGACATGGGCTTCATCCACGATATCCGCCGCATCCTCAAGGTGCTGCCGGCGAAGCGCCAGAACCTGCTGTTCTCGGCCACCTTCTCCCAGGATATCCGCAACCTGGCCAAGAGCATCGTCAACGACCCGGTGGAGGTCTCGGTGACCCCGCGCAATACCGCGGCGGCCACGGTGACCCAGTGGGTGCACCCGGTGGACAAGAGCCGCAAGCCGGCGCTGCTGTCGCACCTGATCGAGACCCACCAGTGGCAGCAGGTGCTGGTCTTCACCCGTACCAAGCACGGCGCCAACCGCCTGACCAAGTATCTCGAAGGCCAGGGCATCGAAGCCGCGGCGATCCACGGCAACAAGAGCCAGAACGCACGCACCAAGGCGTTGGCCGATTTCAAGAACGGTGATGTCCGCGCGCTGGTAGCGACCGATATCGCCGCCCGCGGTCTGGATATCGACCAGCTGCCGCAGGTGGTCAACTTCGAGCTGCCCAACGTGCCGGAGGATTACGTCCACCGTATCGGGCGTACCGGACGCGCCGGGGCCAGCGGCCAGGCGGTCTCGCTGGTGAGTCTGGACGAGAAGAAGGAGCTGGCCGGCATCGAGCGGCTGATCAGCCAGCGTCTGGAGAGCCAGACGGTGAGCGGCTTCGAGCCGACGCCGGGCGGCGGCCCCAAGGTCGACGAGAACGAAGGTCGCCCGGCGCGTCCGCCGCGCCGCCAGGGCGGTGGCCGTAACGGCTCCGGGCCGCAGCGCAGCGGCGGCGGTCAGCGCAGTGCCAACAGCCAGCGCCAGAACGGCGAACCGCGCGGCAACGACAACCGTAGCAACGACAATCGTAGCGGCGAGAACCGCGGCAACGAGTCGACCGCACCGCGGCGTCGCCGCTCGCGGGGCGGCCGGGGTCGCGGCAGCGGCAATGGCGGCGCGGCTAGCGGTAACCGCTGA
- a CDS encoding glycerophosphodiester phosphodiesterase: MSIRWRSALALGALSLSLGASMAPLAVAQSATPGATLCAKVPVPCNAVIAHRGASYQAPESTRPAYLLARDLGADYLELDLQRTRDGQLVAFHDNTLGRNTNVAEVFPERADAPISAFTLAELKQLDAGSWFNARYPERARDAYAGLKILTLDEVIDIAEGGANHPGLYIETKVPEQFPGIERDLRDKLTARGWLGEGAGAWAPAGDGAVKVADGKARVILQTFSKASLAALEETMPQVPRVLLLWLGEGGIAAAPSEPQGEDESDADYYARQQVASPAAYQAWLDVAKAHGAIGVGPSTVQHDHDGPFSSQFSYMELAAPWMVSLAHDDGLLVHAYTVDEPADFARYRDNGVDGFFTNRPAALLEFLGRPVGDQGAILTREGF, from the coding sequence ATGTCGATTCGCTGGAGATCCGCCCTGGCCCTGGGCGCGCTGAGCCTGAGTCTGGGCGCGAGCATGGCGCCGCTCGCCGTGGCCCAATCCGCCACGCCGGGGGCGACGCTTTGCGCCAAGGTGCCGGTACCCTGCAATGCGGTGATCGCGCATCGTGGTGCCTCTTATCAGGCCCCCGAGTCGACCCGGCCGGCCTATCTGCTGGCCCGCGATCTGGGCGCGGATTACCTCGAACTCGACCTGCAGCGCACCCGCGATGGCCAGCTGGTGGCCTTCCACGACAACACCCTGGGGCGCAACACCAACGTCGCCGAGGTCTTCCCCGAGCGCGCCGATGCGCCAATCTCCGCCTTCACCCTGGCCGAGCTCAAGCAGCTCGATGCCGGTAGCTGGTTCAATGCGCGCTACCCCGAGCGGGCCCGCGACGCCTATGCCGGGCTCAAGATCCTGACCCTTGACGAGGTGATCGATATCGCCGAGGGCGGCGCCAACCATCCCGGGCTCTACATCGAGACCAAGGTGCCGGAGCAGTTCCCCGGGATCGAGCGCGATCTGCGCGACAAGCTCACGGCGCGCGGCTGGCTGGGGGAGGGCGCCGGCGCCTGGGCTCCGGCCGGCGATGGCGCGGTCAAGGTGGCCGACGGCAAGGCGCGGGTCATCCTGCAGACCTTCTCCAAGGCCAGCCTCGCGGCGCTGGAAGAGACCATGCCCCAGGTGCCGCGGGTGCTGCTGCTGTGGCTGGGCGAGGGCGGTATCGCCGCGGCGCCGAGCGAGCCCCAGGGCGAGGACGAGAGCGACGCTGACTACTACGCGCGCCAGCAGGTGGCCTCGCCGGCGGCTTACCAGGCGTGGCTCGATGTCGCCAAGGCACACGGTGCCATCGGCGTCGGGCCCTCCACCGTGCAGCACGATCATGACGGGCCCTTCAGCAGTCAGTTCAGCTACATGGAGCTGGCGGCGCCGTGGATGGTCAGCCTGGCGCATGACGACGGCCTGCTGGTCCACGCCTACACCGTCGACGAGCCGGCGGATTTTGCCCGCTATCGTGACAACGGCGTCGATGGCTTCTTCACCAATCGCCCCGCGGCGCTGCTCGAGTTCCTCGGCCGCCCGGTGGGGGATCAGGGGGCGATTCTGACCCGCGAGGGGTTTTAG
- a CDS encoding LemA family protein — translation MSHPADPRRFAVAYSWRWLALLCLVLALSGCGVNNIPTLDEKVKSAWAQVENQYQRRADLIPNLVETVRGYAQQEKETLTAVTEARAKATSIQVDADTLNDPQTLKRFEQAQSQLTGALSRLMAVSERYPELKSNQNFLALQSQLEGTENRIAVARRDFIQAVQAYNTEIRTFPGKIWHSLLYSDMPIRETFEATSPNADQAPQVKF, via the coding sequence ATGTCCCATCCTGCTGATCCCCGTCGTTTCGCCGTGGCCTACTCGTGGCGCTGGCTGGCACTTTTGTGTCTGGTGCTGGCCCTGTCGGGCTGCGGCGTCAATAACATCCCGACCCTGGACGAGAAGGTGAAGTCGGCCTGGGCCCAGGTGGAGAACCAGTACCAGCGCCGGGCGGATCTGATCCCCAATCTGGTCGAGACGGTGAGGGGCTACGCCCAGCAGGAGAAGGAGACGCTGACCGCGGTGACCGAGGCGCGCGCCAAGGCGACCTCGATCCAGGTCGATGCCGATACCCTCAACGACCCGCAGACGCTCAAGCGCTTCGAGCAGGCCCAGAGCCAGCTGACCGGGGCGCTGAGCCGGCTGATGGCGGTCTCCGAGCGCTATCCCGAACTCAAGTCCAACCAGAACTTCCTGGCCCTGCAGTCGCAGCTAGAAGGGACCGAGAATCGTATCGCCGTGGCGCGGCGCGACTTCATCCAGGCGGTGCAGGCCTACAACACCGAGATTCGCACCTTCCCGGGCAAGATCTGGCACAGCTTGCTCTACAGCGACATGCCGATCCGCGAGACCTTCGAGGCGACCAGCCCGAATGCCGACCAGGCACCCCAGGTCAAGTTCTGA